A region from the Halobacillus mangrovi genome encodes:
- a CDS encoding GerAB/ArcD/ProY family transporter, translated as MNKTKTKIKLSRRQYFFIIVQTEIGVGILSLPYDLHTVAKQDGWISLLIGGILLQIVLFIIWLIAKRYPEKDFFEINEAVFSKWVGKCVSFLYIAYFIIVGMVILLLFVRLISLWVLPQTPFWILAFFMILVCFYLASGGVIVMGRFYTFVSPLLIFLIVFVIYATKESKLLYLFPILQSGWMPVIKGANEAVLSFFGFIISLVIYSKVEGKPKQKLRTIFYAHWCVVLFYLFTVIVSFTFFSTIEISFVQEPLLFMLKSFEFPVVTRLDLFFLSIWMVSVATTITTYIYMIGLGIIDVFNTKTTTIPNLIAAALLFIPSSIVGYNMNLVDQINNLVVWFGYIFSIAFLVIIYVVSLLRGNKRGGVS; from the coding sequence ATGAACAAAACAAAAACGAAAATTAAATTATCCCGGCGTCAGTATTTCTTCATTATTGTTCAAACTGAAATTGGCGTCGGAATTTTGTCTTTGCCTTATGATCTTCATACTGTAGCGAAACAAGATGGCTGGATTTCTCTTCTTATTGGAGGTATCCTTCTTCAAATAGTCCTATTTATCATTTGGCTGATTGCAAAGAGATATCCAGAAAAAGATTTTTTTGAGATTAACGAAGCTGTTTTTTCCAAGTGGGTGGGAAAATGCGTTTCTTTCCTATATATCGCATACTTTATAATAGTAGGAATGGTGATATTGCTTTTGTTTGTCCGCCTGATCAGTCTTTGGGTACTCCCTCAGACACCTTTTTGGATATTAGCATTTTTTATGATCCTGGTTTGTTTTTATCTGGCTTCGGGCGGTGTCATCGTAATGGGAAGGTTTTACACGTTTGTCTCTCCATTGTTAATTTTTCTTATCGTATTTGTCATATATGCAACAAAAGAATCTAAACTTTTATATCTCTTTCCTATCTTACAATCAGGGTGGATGCCTGTTATAAAAGGAGCGAATGAGGCTGTTTTGTCATTCTTTGGTTTTATTATTAGTTTAGTAATTTATTCCAAAGTAGAAGGAAAGCCAAAACAAAAGTTGAGGACCATTTTTTACGCTCATTGGTGTGTAGTCCTATTTTATTTATTTACCGTTATCGTTAGCTTTACATTTTTTAGTACTATAGAAATCAGTTTTGTTCAAGAACCGTTGTTATTTATGTTAAAATCCTTTGAGTTTCCAGTCGTAACAAGGCTCGACCTGTTTTTCCTATCAATATGGATGGTCAGTGTAGCAACGACGATAACAACTTATATTTATATGATAGGCTTAGGCATCATAGATGTTTTCAATACGAAGACCACAACCATTCCTAATTTGATTGCTGCTGCTCTTTTGTTCATCCCGTCTTCGATCGTCGGTTACAATATGAACCTGGTTGATCAAATTAATAACTTGGTTGTATGGTTTGGCTATATATTTTCGATCGCTTTTCTTGTAATTATTTATGTAGTTAGTCTGCTTAGAGGTAATAAGCGAGGAGGAGTATCGTGA
- a CDS encoding spore germination protein has translation MGFLKRFFLGDGTKVEDQTLLEDQNEPQQPSSTKLKDNVDYLRSAFKGTSDLKIRSLKRGQAVLIYIETLVDQDKVQDKIFSPIEWGKVEDFPDIPNARHSENLEEAINTLLRGHAIYMEDGSKVITRFSVTSVFNRNVEEPQNEKVVRGSHDGFVENLLMNINLVRKRINHRDLVVKYFKIGKKTNTNIAILYMDGLADPEVIQKMEERIQAISVEMIQSPGYIEEFIEDNPYSPFPQMLNTERPDRVTANIMEGRVALFAEGSPTTLIAPSTFFMFYQASDDYNARWYTGTFVRLIRLASFIIAVALPAFYIAIISYHYEVLPDDLLIPVKSSINEIAYPPLLEALIMVIIIELIRESGIRLPSPVGQTIGIVGGLVIGDAVVRAGLVSNLMVIVIALTAIASFVVPSNELSTTLRLLTFPIIFLAGTFGFIGIVFGFLFLTIHLTRLESFGVPYFSPVAPLSIKDLKDTFIRLPLFMMKKRPKDAHPLKAEAMQESREWVKDEQNKNEN, from the coding sequence ATGGGATTTTTAAAAAGATTTTTCTTAGGAGATGGGACAAAAGTAGAAGATCAAACGCTCCTAGAAGATCAGAACGAGCCTCAGCAACCAAGTTCAACGAAATTAAAAGATAACGTCGACTATTTAAGAAGTGCATTCAAGGGAACCAGTGATCTGAAAATAAGGTCGCTGAAAAGAGGTCAGGCTGTACTTATCTATATTGAAACTCTCGTAGATCAAGATAAAGTGCAGGATAAAATCTTTTCTCCTATCGAATGGGGTAAGGTGGAAGACTTTCCTGACATACCAAATGCACGGCATTCGGAAAACCTTGAAGAAGCGATTAATACCTTGCTCAGGGGTCATGCCATCTATATGGAAGATGGAAGCAAGGTCATTACACGGTTTAGTGTGACCTCTGTCTTTAACAGGAATGTCGAAGAGCCTCAGAATGAAAAAGTAGTTCGTGGCTCGCATGACGGTTTCGTAGAAAATTTGTTGATGAACATAAACCTTGTGAGAAAAAGGATTAACCATAGGGACCTCGTGGTTAAATATTTTAAAATCGGCAAAAAAACGAATACGAATATAGCTATTCTGTATATGGATGGATTAGCTGACCCTGAAGTTATTCAAAAAATGGAAGAGAGAATTCAAGCGATCAGCGTAGAAATGATTCAAAGCCCAGGGTATATCGAAGAATTCATAGAGGATAACCCTTATTCTCCTTTCCCGCAAATGTTAAATACAGAACGACCTGACCGTGTAACGGCAAATATTATGGAGGGAAGGGTTGCGTTGTTTGCAGAAGGGAGTCCGACAACCTTAATTGCACCTTCGACTTTCTTCATGTTTTATCAGGCATCCGATGATTATAATGCACGTTGGTATACAGGTACGTTTGTTCGTTTAATCCGTTTGGCTAGTTTTATTATTGCAGTTGCTCTCCCGGCATTTTACATTGCTATCATCAGTTACCATTATGAAGTGTTGCCTGATGACCTTCTTATCCCAGTGAAAAGCTCCATCAATGAGATTGCCTATCCGCCTTTACTTGAAGCATTGATCATGGTCATCATTATTGAGCTGATAAGGGAATCAGGGATTCGTCTTCCTTCACCTGTTGGACAGACGATAGGGATTGTAGGGGGTCTCGTTATTGGAGACGCTGTCGTAAGAGCGGGACTTGTATCCAATCTTATGGTAATTGTAATTGCGTTGACGGCTATCGCTTCATTTGTGGTTCCATCGAACGAATTAAGTACAACACTGAGGCTGCTGACCTTTCCTATTATCTTCTTAGCAGGAACATTTGGATTCATAGGAATTGTTTTTGGATTTTTATTCTTAACTATCCATTTAACGAGACTAGAGTCTTTTGGAGTACCTTACTTTTCTCCTGTTGCACCATTAAGTATTAAAGATTTGAAAGACACTTTTATACGACTTCCGTTGTTTATGATGAAAAAAAGGCCGAAAGATGCTCATCCATTAAAAGCTGAAGCTATGCAGGAGTCGAGGGAGTGGGTGAAGGATGAACAAAACAAAAACGAAAATTAA
- a CDS encoding NCS2 family permease, which produces MKNQFKLEENHTNVRTELLAGFTTFLTMVYIVVVNPGILSAAGVPFEQAFMATIIAAVVGTLIMAFAANYPIAIAPGMGMNAYFVTEVIQQDVSYSVILGTVFLAGILFVILSLTSLREMLITAIPASLKYGITSGIGLFIAFLGLRMSGIIVASEETLVTLGDLTAPGTLLTIVGLFITLILIARNVTGGLFIGMLITGIIGFFTGQLEITKVMSAPPTPVFWDIDLAGVFANSLYTVIFAFLLVTIFDTTGTMVGVAEQAGFIRKDGSLPRARAALMADASATTIGAMFGTSPSSAYIESSSGVAAGGRTGLTTTVVAVLFIVSMFFAPLVGAVSGLPAITAPVLIIVGCFMMEGLANVNWKSFDDAFPAFIIILTMPLTSSIATGIAMGFITYPVLKLVMGKGKSVHWLLYLFAIIFILQMTFFPGH; this is translated from the coding sequence ATGAAAAATCAATTTAAATTAGAAGAAAACCATACAAATGTACGTACAGAATTATTAGCTGGGTTCACAACCTTTTTAACGATGGTTTATATCGTTGTCGTTAACCCCGGGATTCTATCAGCAGCCGGGGTCCCATTCGAGCAAGCGTTCATGGCTACGATTATTGCTGCGGTCGTAGGTACACTGATAATGGCTTTTGCAGCAAACTATCCAATTGCGATTGCACCTGGGATGGGGATGAACGCATACTTTGTGACAGAGGTTATCCAGCAGGACGTCAGTTATTCGGTTATTTTAGGCACTGTATTCTTAGCTGGTATTTTATTTGTAATTTTGAGTTTGACAAGTTTAAGAGAGATGCTAATTACAGCCATTCCGGCTTCATTGAAATATGGGATTACCTCAGGAATTGGGTTATTCATCGCTTTTCTAGGACTAAGGATGTCAGGAATTATCGTAGCGAGTGAGGAAACGTTGGTCACTTTGGGAGACTTGACCGCACCGGGGACGTTGTTGACAATTGTGGGTCTATTCATCACGCTCATTCTCATTGCAAGAAATGTAACGGGCGGACTATTTATTGGAATGCTGATTACTGGTATCATTGGTTTTTTTACTGGTCAGCTAGAGATCACCAAAGTTATGTCAGCCCCTCCAACGCCTGTATTTTGGGATATTGATCTCGCAGGAGTTTTTGCGAACAGCCTTTATACTGTCATCTTTGCCTTTTTACTAGTTACAATCTTTGATACGACAGGAACAATGGTCGGTGTTGCTGAGCAGGCTGGATTTATTCGGAAAGATGGAAGTCTGCCACGAGCTAGAGCGGCCTTGATGGCTGATGCCTCAGCTACCACGATAGGAGCTATGTTTGGGACGAGCCCGTCATCTGCTTACATCGAATCATCTTCTGGTGTAGCGGCAGGGGGGAGAACGGGCTTGACCACCACAGTGGTCGCTGTCCTGTTTATTGTCTCCATGTTCTTTGCTCCTCTTGTTGGAGCCGTATCAGGTTTACCTGCTATTACCGCACCGGTTCTTATCATCGTCGGTTGTTTTATGATGGAAGGTTTAGCCAACGTCAATTGGAAGTCATTTGACGATGCTTTCCCGGCATTTATCATTATTCTGACGATGCCTTTAACTTCAAGCATTGCCACTGGAATTGCAATGGGATTCATCACGTATCCTGTTCTTAAATTGGTTATGGGTAAAGGGAAATCTGTGCACTGGCTGCTATACCTTTTTGCGATTATATTTATATTACAAATGACTTTTTTCCCTGGTCATTAA
- a CDS encoding PH domain-containing protein, whose protein sequence is MFEPKRLHPISALINFVKSLKDALLPLLVVFFINGNVLSGDIEWVPLLIWVGFLLLILVAGIVKWLRFTYRVEEGELRIEYGLLFRKKRYIPFERIQSLDFSEGIFHRPFQLVKVSVETAGSTDSQKAEGELTAIKLTEAKELEALILKEKNKKVEYEQGEESKNEWSARKKVYEMNMKDIILMAITSGGAGVVISGVGVFFSQVMDVLPLGAIYDQILDWIQIGVLIVAFTALMVLLIAYAISILLTIFRYANFTVYLNEDDLIITRGWLEKKQMTIPLNRIQGLRVDENLIRQPLGFASVTIISAGGGLPNESDQQLRVLPFIKKKKIARVLQEILTEYRFDVDWKKPPKRAKIRYMIRHSWFAWLAVVPLSIFLFPYGVFGILGALAFTGLGLLAYNDAGWDIEDQQLTLRSRSITRQTYVMKKYRIQAASLSQSIFQKRVDLESVHVTLKSGVGGAQAQCLYLEDKDSRKIIGWYRPG, encoded by the coding sequence ATGTTTGAACCGAAACGTCTCCACCCGATTTCAGCGCTTATTAATTTTGTAAAAAGCTTAAAGGATGCCTTGCTTCCTTTGTTAGTCGTATTTTTCATAAACGGTAATGTTCTGAGTGGGGATATCGAATGGGTTCCTCTATTGATTTGGGTTGGCTTTCTCTTATTGATTCTCGTGGCAGGTATCGTGAAGTGGCTACGATTCACGTACCGTGTAGAGGAGGGCGAGCTTCGGATTGAGTATGGACTTCTTTTTCGCAAAAAGCGCTATATTCCTTTTGAAAGAATTCAAAGTCTCGATTTTTCCGAGGGGATTTTCCATCGGCCATTCCAGCTTGTCAAAGTTTCTGTAGAAACAGCGGGGTCTACAGATAGTCAGAAAGCTGAGGGAGAACTGACAGCGATCAAGCTTACCGAGGCAAAAGAATTGGAAGCGCTAATTCTGAAGGAAAAAAATAAGAAAGTCGAATATGAACAAGGCGAAGAAAGTAAAAATGAATGGTCTGCTCGCAAGAAAGTTTATGAAATGAACATGAAAGACATCATCCTGATGGCCATCACTTCAGGCGGAGCGGGTGTTGTCATTTCTGGTGTCGGTGTCTTCTTTTCTCAGGTTATGGACGTCCTGCCTCTTGGTGCTATCTATGACCAGATTCTAGACTGGATTCAGATTGGCGTATTGATAGTTGCTTTTACAGCCCTTATGGTTCTTCTGATTGCTTATGCCATTTCTATTTTGCTGACGATTTTCAGATATGCAAATTTTACGGTCTATCTAAATGAAGATGATCTGATTATTACAAGAGGATGGCTAGAGAAGAAACAGATGACCATACCGCTGAATCGTATCCAAGGATTAAGAGTAGACGAGAATTTAATCCGTCAGCCTCTTGGCTTTGCATCCGTAACTATAATCAGTGCAGGAGGCGGCCTTCCGAACGAGTCCGATCAGCAGTTGAGGGTTCTTCCTTTTATTAAAAAGAAAAAGATCGCTCGTGTTCTTCAGGAAATATTAACAGAATATCGCTTTGATGTAGATTGGAAAAAGCCGCCGAAAAGGGCGAAGATAAGGTATATGATCCGGCATTCCTGGTTTGCATGGCTTGCCGTCGTTCCGTTAAGTATATTTCTGTTTCCCTATGGAGTGTTTGGAATCTTAGGGGCTCTCGCTTTTACTGGGTTAGGACTGCTAGCCTATAACGATGCAGGGTGGGATATTGAAGATCAACAACTGACGCTGAGAAGCCGGTCCATCACCAGACAAACGTATGTGATGAAAAAATACCGGATCCAGGCTGCCTCTCTTTCTCAAAGTATCTTTCAGAAGAGAGTTGATTTAGAGAGTGTACACGTGACCTTGAAGTCCGGTGTCGGCGGTGCCCAGGCTCAATGCTTATATTTGGAGGACAAGGATTCGAGAAAGATCATAGGCTGGTATCGTCCAGGGTAA
- a CDS encoding PH domain-containing protein: protein MWKEPAQRISRKALTLWRIYGAIQVGVTTMLAAGLIVTVLLWNWPSWLLAIAAGIILFEILFSVWLIPSLRWKRWRYEVTDQDIELQYGILIIKRTLVPMIRVQHVDTEQGPLLRKYKLSTISISTAATVHKIPALDELEAEELRQSISSLARVAEEDV, encoded by the coding sequence ATGTGGAAGGAACCAGCTCAGAGAATATCCCGAAAAGCACTAACTCTATGGAGAATTTATGGTGCGATCCAAGTAGGAGTGACGACAATGCTTGCGGCAGGTCTCATCGTCACTGTTTTACTGTGGAATTGGCCTTCCTGGCTACTGGCGATTGCGGCGGGAATCATCCTTTTTGAAATCCTTTTTTCTGTATGGCTGATTCCAAGTTTGCGTTGGAAACGGTGGCGTTATGAAGTGACCGATCAGGACATCGAACTTCAATACGGCATACTTATTATAAAAAGAACGCTTGTCCCCATGATAAGAGTTCAGCACGTCGATACGGAACAAGGACCGTTGCTGCGTAAATATAAATTATCTACGATCAGCATCTCTACAGCGGCTACTGTACATAAAATACCTGCTCTTGATGAGCTGGAAGCAGAAGAGCTGAGGCAGTCGATATCTTCACTAGCAAGGGTGGCAGAGGAAGATGTTTGA
- the proC gene encoding pyrroline-5-carboxylate reductase, which translates to MNKKLGFIGCGQMGQAMIQGMIDAGLVEAEQIAATALSDETIDFVTDEYGIQISNDNKRLARESEILFLAVKPYVYQGVIQEIRDEVPEDTVVVTVAAGITLDAMKEAFGKNVKVIRSMPNTPSLVGAGMSVLCPNDFVTKQELAEVMEVFESFGEAEVVEEKLMDTVPALSGSSPAFVYMFIEAMADGAVNEGFPRDKAYKLAAQSVMGAAKMVLETGRHPGDLKDAVCTPGGTTIAGVTKLEEEGFRNAVIQTMTACTERSRQLGKGTK; encoded by the coding sequence GTGAACAAAAAACTGGGATTTATCGGCTGTGGCCAAATGGGCCAGGCGATGATTCAAGGAATGATTGATGCCGGCTTAGTTGAAGCGGAACAAATTGCCGCAACGGCTTTGTCTGATGAAACCATTGATTTTGTTACAGACGAGTACGGCATACAAATATCTAATGATAATAAAAGGCTGGCGAGGGAAAGTGAAATCCTTTTCTTGGCTGTAAAGCCTTATGTCTATCAAGGCGTCATCCAGGAAATTAGGGATGAAGTCCCAGAGGACACTGTAGTCGTTACAGTTGCTGCAGGAATTACGCTTGATGCTATGAAAGAGGCTTTTGGAAAAAACGTGAAAGTCATTCGATCTATGCCGAACACCCCTTCTCTAGTAGGAGCGGGAATGAGTGTGCTTTGTCCAAATGATTTTGTGACGAAACAGGAATTAGCAGAAGTCATGGAAGTGTTTGAAAGCTTCGGTGAAGCCGAGGTCGTCGAAGAAAAACTAATGGATACTGTGCCAGCGCTAAGTGGTTCATCGCCAGCATTTGTATATATGTTTATTGAGGCAATGGCTGATGGTGCTGTGAACGAAGGTTTTCCAAGAGATAAGGCTTACAAACTAGCGGCTCAATCGGTGATGGGAGCTGCTAAAATGGTACTTGAAACCGGCCGTCATCCTGGGGACTTAAAAGATGCTGTTTGCACACCAGGCGGAACAACGATCGCTGGTGTAACCAAACTGGAAGAAGAAGGCTTTCGTAACGCCGTCATTCAAACGATGACAGCATGTACAGAAAGATCAAGGCAATTAGGAAAAGGTACGAAATAA
- a CDS encoding potassium/proton antiporter has protein sequence MIQEILESNQFIMLVALLLIISIVVTKFSSRLGVPSLVLFIAVGMIVGSDGLGFLYFDNPEIAQLVGVFALIVILFEGGMLTKWNDIRSVIGPSVTLATAGVVLTTGIVAIAAKYILHITWLEALLLGSIIGSTDAAAVFAVLKGKNIRGKLEATLEAESGTNDPMAVFLTIAFIQLLTIPDVNIWGMVGSFFWQMGAGLVVGAMVGYLASYSLNRINLDSSGLYPLFALGFAFLAYSASSLIQASGLLAVYVAAVFIGNAELAYRYSILRFHEGFGWMAQILMFIILGLFVFPSEVFTLPVMIDGLIVAIVLILIARPVATFISLAGFKFDTKEKLFLSWAGLRGAVPIVLAIFPMLAEIENSQVIFNVVFFTVLISTLVQGSTITWLAERLKLVSEKMTNPIHSLELISIGKTNVEMMEFEVMAHNQIVGQTLENMELPDRALINAIIRDGDVITPYGQTEIKTGDTLYILVSRSSKKEVRKLLEAVRTQEVDNEKSRA, from the coding sequence ATGATCCAAGAAATCTTAGAATCTAATCAATTCATCATGCTCGTAGCACTATTATTAATCATCAGTATCGTCGTAACAAAATTCTCTTCTCGATTAGGGGTTCCTTCCCTTGTCCTCTTTATTGCTGTAGGAATGATTGTGGGCAGTGATGGACTGGGTTTCCTGTATTTTGATAATCCTGAAATTGCCCAGCTTGTCGGAGTCTTTGCGCTGATTGTCATTTTATTTGAAGGTGGTATGCTGACGAAATGGAATGATATTCGCTCAGTCATTGGGCCTTCCGTAACCCTGGCCACCGCAGGGGTTGTGCTCACTACTGGAATCGTTGCCATAGCAGCAAAGTATATTTTACATATCACTTGGCTTGAAGCATTACTTTTAGGTTCGATCATTGGTTCAACAGATGCAGCTGCCGTTTTTGCTGTGTTAAAAGGAAAAAACATTCGCGGTAAGCTTGAAGCGACCCTTGAGGCAGAATCTGGTACCAATGATCCGATGGCCGTTTTTCTTACGATCGCTTTCATTCAGTTGCTGACAATTCCTGACGTGAATATTTGGGGCATGGTCGGTTCTTTCTTTTGGCAAATGGGAGCTGGGTTAGTTGTCGGGGCTATGGTCGGCTATCTAGCCAGCTATTCATTGAATCGTATCAATCTTGATTCGAGCGGCCTCTACCCGCTGTTCGCTCTAGGTTTTGCCTTTCTGGCCTACAGTGCGAGTTCTCTTATTCAGGCGAGTGGACTTCTTGCTGTTTATGTAGCGGCTGTTTTTATCGGGAATGCCGAACTTGCCTACCGTTATTCAATCCTCAGGTTCCATGAAGGATTCGGTTGGATGGCTCAAATTTTAATGTTCATCATTTTAGGGCTATTCGTCTTTCCGTCAGAAGTTTTTACACTTCCAGTAATGATTGATGGATTGATTGTTGCAATTGTCTTGATACTTATCGCAAGACCCGTAGCGACTTTTATCAGTTTAGCCGGATTTAAATTCGATACGAAAGAAAAGTTATTCTTATCGTGGGCTGGACTTCGCGGAGCTGTGCCGATCGTACTAGCTATATTTCCGATGCTTGCTGAGATTGAGAACAGCCAGGTTATCTTCAATGTTGTATTCTTTACAGTATTGATTTCAACACTCGTGCAAGGATCTACCATTACGTGGTTAGCAGAGAGACTTAAGCTCGTCTCGGAAAAAATGACGAATCCTATCCACTCGCTTGAGCTGATTTCGATCGGAAAAACAAACGTTGAAATGATGGAGTTTGAGGTAATGGCACACAACCAGATTGTCGGGCAAACGCTGGAGAACATGGAGCTGCCGGACCGTGCCCTCATCAATGCCATTATTCGTGACGGAGATGTGATCACTCCGTACGGTCAGACAGAAATCAAAACAGGGGATACGCTCTATATTCTTGTATCAAGAAGCAGCAAAAAAGAAGTCCGCAAATTGTTAGAAGCCGTGAGAACGCAAGAAGTGGACAACGAAAAAAGCCGAGCTTGA
- the helD gene encoding RNA polymerase recycling motor HelD, with product MDKNTVEWEEEQSRIDFITRLLSEKRQQIINDNQTAKEDIQQLRKGFWDDVTVNIDEPDEVIETYASIKQQAELLAERERSYGQFDKLVDQYGRQQHSPYFGRIDFVEDGKKESIYIGIGSLMDRKKEDFLIYDWRAPISSMYYDYSPGPARYETPEGEIEGEMELKRQFIIREGLLKGMFDTGVTIGDELLQQALGSNASAQMRGIVATIQKEQNKIIRYKQNKILMVQGVAGSGKTSAAMQRIAYLLYRDRKSITADQILLFSPNHMFMSYVSSVLPELGEENMRQMTFQEYAAGRVEHEFKVETPFEQLEYLLDHTEDRWYSDREKGIQLKAAVALKDQLDAYVKRLEDKGMLFKNITFRGRKIVSADAIKGSFYRSSGSIPNRVESVKNWLLSKLDELEAEERTKDWPEEEAAFLSKEDYLHTYKELQSHQNFDEETFDDFEREQELLTKLVVQRAMHPLRKKVANLKFIQMKKLYHQFYEIVKSNGEEHWYGVADYTQAAIEKNQLYAEDITPYLYLKDQIEGRRVNTDIRHVFVDEAQDYSPFQMKYIQQLFPNARFNLLGDYNQAIHTLFSDVPSVLEAKEVNEDTERIQLMRSYRSTKPIVEFTKPMIPGGEKIEAFNREGNKPRLHKISSDAVAEVEKTVNERLKEGYETVAVLTRTKKDAINLYDQLKNTIEARLIYKESQTFEKGVLVLPAYLAKGIEFDAVIIPDASDKTYYREEERKLFYTACTRAMHELDIFYQKEKSHFLEQIPEDLYQKI from the coding sequence ATGGATAAGAATACGGTTGAATGGGAAGAAGAACAATCACGGATTGATTTTATTACTCGCTTATTATCTGAAAAGAGACAGCAAATCATCAACGATAACCAAACGGCAAAAGAGGATATTCAACAACTGAGAAAAGGTTTCTGGGATGATGTTACAGTCAACATAGATGAACCTGATGAGGTCATTGAGACCTATGCAAGTATTAAACAGCAGGCAGAATTGTTAGCAGAGAGGGAACGGAGCTACGGGCAGTTTGATAAGCTCGTGGATCAGTATGGTCGTCAGCAGCATTCTCCCTATTTTGGCCGAATCGATTTTGTAGAAGATGGGAAGAAAGAATCCATTTACATCGGTATAGGATCTTTGATGGATAGAAAAAAAGAAGACTTTTTAATTTATGACTGGAGAGCTCCTATTTCGAGTATGTACTATGATTATTCTCCGGGGCCAGCTCGTTATGAAACACCCGAAGGAGAAATTGAAGGAGAAATGGAGCTGAAGCGTCAATTCATCATTCGGGAAGGTCTTTTAAAAGGAATGTTCGATACAGGGGTGACGATTGGGGATGAGCTGCTGCAGCAGGCCCTGGGCAGTAATGCGAGTGCTCAGATGAGAGGGATTGTCGCAACGATTCAAAAGGAACAAAACAAAATTATTCGTTATAAGCAGAACAAGATACTTATGGTGCAAGGGGTAGCGGGTAGTGGGAAGACATCAGCCGCCATGCAGAGAATTGCTTATTTGCTTTATCGTGACCGAAAATCAATAACCGCAGATCAAATCCTTTTATTCTCTCCAAACCACATGTTTATGAGTTATGTGTCTTCCGTTCTACCAGAACTCGGAGAAGAAAACATGCGCCAGATGACCTTTCAGGAATATGCCGCTGGCCGTGTGGAGCACGAGTTTAAGGTGGAAACGCCGTTTGAGCAGCTTGAATACCTGCTTGATCACACTGAGGATCGATGGTATAGCGACAGGGAAAAAGGGATTCAGCTAAAAGCAGCGGTTGCATTAAAAGACCAGTTAGATGCGTATGTAAAAAGGTTAGAAGATAAGGGAATGCTGTTTAAGAATATTACGTTCAGAGGGAGAAAGATTGTTTCAGCAGATGCAATAAAGGGGTCCTTTTATCGGTCTAGCGGAAGCATCCCGAACAGAGTGGAGAGTGTAAAGAATTGGCTTTTAAGCAAACTGGATGAGCTAGAGGCAGAAGAACGAACAAAAGACTGGCCAGAGGAAGAAGCGGCGTTTCTAAGTAAAGAGGACTATTTACACACCTATAAAGAGTTACAAAGTCATCAGAATTTTGATGAGGAGACCTTTGATGATTTCGAGAGGGAGCAGGAGCTTTTAACTAAATTAGTCGTTCAACGAGCTATGCACCCACTGAGAAAGAAGGTTGCAAATCTGAAATTTATCCAGATGAAGAAGTTGTACCATCAGTTTTACGAAATAGTAAAATCTAATGGAGAAGAGCACTGGTATGGTGTGGCGGATTATACTCAAGCAGCCATAGAAAAGAATCAGTTGTATGCCGAGGACATTACCCCTTATCTTTATTTAAAGGATCAAATCGAAGGAAGAAGAGTGAATACGGATATTCGCCATGTATTTGTTGATGAAGCTCAGGATTATTCACCGTTTCAGATGAAATACATTCAGCAGCTGTTTCCAAATGCCCGCTTCAATCTATTAGGAGATTACAATCAGGCAATCCACACGTTATTTTCGGATGTGCCGAGTGTCTTAGAAGCAAAGGAAGTAAACGAAGATACCGAACGGATACAGTTGATGCGCAGCTATCGATCCACCAAACCAATCGTCGAGTTTACGAAGCCGATGATCCCTGGAGGGGAAAAGATCGAGGCATTTAACCGTGAAGGGAATAAGCCTCGACTTCATAAAATATCGAGCGATGCTGTGGCGGAAGTGGAGAAAACCGTGAACGAGAGACTAAAGGAAGGGTACGAAACGGTAGCCGTCCTTACCCGTACGAAAAAGGATGCGATAAACCTTTATGATCAATTAAAAAATACGATTGAAGCAAGACTTATTTATAAAGAGTCGCAAACCTTTGAAAAAGGGGTGCTAGTGCTCCCTGCTTATTTAGCAAAAGGGATAGAGTTTGATGCCGTCATTATTCCAGATGCATCAGATAAAACTTATTACCGGGAAGAAGAAAGGAAACTCTTCTATACTGCCTGTACGAGAGCGATGCATGAACTGGATATCTTTTATCAAAAGGAAAAAAGTCATTTTCTAGAACAGATCCCTGAAGACTTATATCAGAAGATATAA